A region of [Bacteroides] pectinophilus DNA encodes the following proteins:
- a CDS encoding DUF1015 family protein: protein MAIIRPFQCVRPNESVAARVAALPYDVYNREEACEEVKREPLSFLRIDRPETQFDSSVDMYAPEVYQKARQMLDEAMADGTYIEDSDRTYYIYELTMDGRSQTGIVACASIDDYSNNVIKKHENTRAEKEVDRITHVDTCSAQTGPIFLAYRADGVINAEVAKAKENDPLYDFTSPDGIRHAVWKIASEDSVEAIERAFAGIDSIYIADGHHRAASAYKVGLKRRAEHPGFTGDEEFNYFLSVLFPDEQLMIMPYNRVVKDLNGYSKDEFIAKISDKFDVVKSDKPVAPAVKYTFGMYLEGQWYTLTAHEDIRPDSPVDGLDVAILQNELLDPVLGIKNPKTDARIDFVGGIRGLGELERRTENDMKIAFSMYPTSIQELFAVADAGLLMPPKSTWFEPKLRSGIFIHRI, encoded by the coding sequence ATGGCAATTATAAGACCGTTTCAGTGTGTAAGACCTAATGAGAGTGTGGCTGCGAGAGTAGCTGCACTCCCATATGATGTATATAACAGAGAAGAAGCCTGCGAGGAGGTTAAGCGCGAGCCGTTATCATTTCTTCGCATAGACAGACCTGAGACACAGTTCGACAGTTCTGTTGATATGTATGCGCCTGAAGTATACCAGAAGGCCAGGCAGATGCTGGATGAAGCTATGGCAGACGGTACATATATTGAGGATTCTGACAGAACGTATTATATATACGAACTTACAATGGATGGAAGAAGCCAGACAGGCATTGTAGCATGTGCTTCTATTGATGATTACAGTAATAATGTAATTAAGAAGCATGAGAATACAAGAGCTGAGAAGGAAGTTGACAGAATTACACATGTAGATACATGCAGTGCGCAGACGGGGCCTATATTCCTTGCCTACAGAGCTGACGGGGTTATTAATGCTGAGGTAGCTAAGGCGAAAGAGAATGACCCTCTTTATGATTTCACGTCTCCTGATGGAATAAGACATGCAGTATGGAAGATTGCATCAGAGGATTCTGTAGAAGCAATAGAAAGAGCATTTGCAGGCATAGATTCTATCTATATTGCGGATGGACATCACCGTGCGGCATCTGCTTACAAAGTAGGACTCAAGAGAAGGGCAGAACATCCGGGATTCACAGGTGATGAAGAATTCAATTATTTCCTTTCGGTACTGTTTCCTGACGAGCAGCTTATGATTATGCCGTATAACAGAGTTGTTAAGGATCTTAACGGATACAGTAAGGATGAGTTCATTGCAAAGATTTCAGATAAGTTTGATGTGGTTAAGTCAGACAAGCCGGTAGCGCCTGCCGTGAAGTATACATTTGGAATGTATCTTGAAGGACAGTGGTACACGCTTACGGCACATGAAGATATACGTCCGGATTCACCGGTTGACGGACTGGATGTTGCAATACTTCAGAATGAGCTGCTTGATCCTGTGCTTGGAATTAAGAATCCGAAGACAGATGCAAGAATTGATTTTGTTGGTGGAATAAGAGGGCTTGGCGAGCTTGAGCGCAGAACAGAGAATGATATGAAGATAGCATTTTCAATGTATCCTACATCCATTCAGGAGCTTTTTGCAGTTGCAGACGCAGGACTCCTGATGCCACCTAAGTCAACATGGTTTGAACCAAAGCTTAGAAGCGGAATATTTATTCACAGAATATAA
- a CDS encoding alpha/beta hydrolase, with amino-acid sequence MLHEDIELKIDYETLGIKHDTSVPVLTTYILKRLVQMQGDRKRPCILICPGGGYEHLAEREAEPIAIRMNSMGFNACVLRYSLIPNEYPVPLYEAAYAVKYIRDHADEWGINPDKIVIAGFSAGGHVAASLGTLWNQQELDSYIRDYLRCEPEYVRPDGMLLGYPVITSGDKAHRMSFVRLLGDRYDELHDTVSLENRVNKGTPEAFIWHTFEDGSVPVENSLLFAEAMKKQEVPFELHIFPKGSHGLGLGTRETDMKDGSKYQPECSVWPDMFRTWFESTIGPIYE; translated from the coding sequence ATGCTGCATGAAGATATAGAACTTAAGATTGACTATGAGACCCTTGGAATTAAGCATGATACATCGGTGCCTGTGCTTACAACATATATCCTTAAGAGACTTGTACAGATGCAGGGTGACCGTAAACGTCCGTGTATTCTGATATGTCCGGGTGGAGGATATGAGCACCTTGCGGAAAGAGAAGCAGAGCCTATAGCAATCCGCATGAACAGTATGGGGTTTAATGCATGCGTATTGAGATACAGCCTGATTCCTAACGAATACCCGGTTCCTTTATATGAAGCTGCGTATGCAGTGAAGTATATCCGTGACCATGCGGATGAGTGGGGGATTAATCCGGATAAGATTGTAATAGCGGGTTTTTCTGCCGGCGGACACGTGGCTGCAAGTCTTGGAACATTGTGGAATCAGCAGGAGCTGGATTCATATATAAGAGATTATCTCAGGTGTGAGCCTGAATATGTGCGACCGGACGGAATGCTTCTGGGATATCCTGTTATTACGTCAGGTGATAAAGCACATAGAATGTCGTTTGTGAGACTTCTGGGTGACAGATATGATGAACTGCATGATACGGTTTCACTTGAAAACCGTGTCAATAAGGGAACACCGGAAGCTTTTATATGGCATACGTTTGAGGATGGCTCGGTTCCTGTTGAGAACTCGCTTCTGTTTGCAGAGGCAATGAAAAAGCAGGAGGTTCCGTTTGAACTTCATATATTCCCTAAGGGAAGTCATGGACTTGGTCTTGGAACAAGGGAAACTGACATGAAGGATGGAAGTAAATATCAACCTGAGTGCAGCGTATGGCCTGATATGTTCAGAACATGGTTTGAGAGTACAATAGGACCAATATACGAATAA
- a CDS encoding alpha amylase C-terminal domain-containing protein → MNNKLYNLMNWPDIEGIVYSDTDSPQKLLGGHVCEEGFLIQTFNPHAVEMKVKIDGKSKIYPMQKVDEAGYYAVLIPGKRKQNYTFISENVEGEQREYKDAYAFDVSIDNAEIRKFRAGINYEIYRILGAHCGVINGVRGTRFAIWMPDVKRVSVVGDFCKWDGRVFQMMKHDGSSVYELFIPGVEAGSIYKYEVRKKDGSCMLITDPYARAVEDEGNAAVVCGDDDFVWSDDKWMALRKMEDTRRTPASIYQTAFSEDSCSYVENAGYTHVELMPVMEGTHCCYAVSPKIGGRNELKKYINTMHDMGIGVILDWECSRDNFNVPEISNYYIANIIMLAEEFHADGIRFTELDRLLYLDYGMAPGEWTPNIYGGKENLAAVELFKHINSIIKKRGLDIMLIARESAAWPCVTGNVSTGLGFDYKWNNGWLKELFDFMKLDPIYRKDRYNQLVFSMIYNYSEKFILALPEDAFADYGYSMLNMMPGSDEEKFASVKAALGYTFLHPGKKLISDSVCNMDDNNKLNNYVKELNNLYRSNPELHELDYDPDGFEWINNFSANETVVIFCRKSSEGGHLIAAVNFTPVVRKNYKIGVPYAGKCREIFNSDSLQFDGEGNVNPDIIRSVESECDGRDNSVRITLPPMGIAVFRCTPYTENELIEIENARKEKEARQKREEARKLIEEAKRLEREAEDIEKKKRMVIKTGGAKSGSKKPVTAKRKMP, encoded by the coding sequence ATGAATAATAAATTATATAATCTTATGAATTGGCCGGATATAGAGGGAATTGTATATTCGGATACGGATTCACCGCAGAAGCTGCTCGGAGGACATGTCTGTGAAGAAGGATTTCTTATACAGACATTCAACCCGCATGCAGTTGAGATGAAGGTAAAGATTGATGGTAAAAGCAAGATATATCCGATGCAAAAGGTAGATGAAGCCGGATATTATGCCGTACTCATTCCCGGAAAGAGAAAACAGAATTATACATTTATATCCGAAAATGTGGAAGGTGAGCAAAGGGAATACAAGGATGCATATGCATTTGATGTGAGTATTGACAATGCTGAGATAAGAAAGTTCCGCGCGGGGATTAATTATGAGATATACAGGATACTCGGAGCACATTGCGGAGTGATAAATGGCGTCAGAGGAACAAGATTTGCCATATGGATGCCTGATGTCAAGCGCGTAAGTGTTGTGGGTGACTTCTGCAAATGGGACGGAAGAGTGTTCCAGATGATGAAACACGATGGAAGCAGCGTGTATGAACTCTTTATTCCCGGTGTTGAGGCAGGCAGCATATACAAATACGAGGTGCGTAAAAAAGACGGAAGCTGTATGCTTATTACAGACCCATATGCGCGGGCTGTTGAAGATGAAGGGAATGCAGCTGTTGTATGTGGTGATGATGACTTCGTGTGGTCTGATGATAAATGGATGGCACTGCGTAAGATGGAAGATACACGAAGAACGCCTGCATCAATTTACCAGACAGCTTTTTCGGAAGATTCATGCAGCTATGTGGAGAATGCGGGGTATACGCATGTTGAACTTATGCCGGTTATGGAAGGAACACATTGCTGTTATGCCGTCTCGCCGAAGATTGGCGGACGCAATGAACTGAAAAAATATATTAACACAATGCATGATATGGGTATAGGTGTTATTCTTGACTGGGAATGCAGCAGGGATAACTTTAACGTACCTGAGATTTCCAATTACTATATTGCCAATATTATTATGCTGGCTGAAGAATTTCATGCAGACGGAATAAGATTTACAGAACTGGACAGGCTGCTTTATCTTGATTACGGAATGGCTCCGGGAGAATGGACGCCTAATATATACGGTGGTAAAGAAAATCTTGCAGCGGTGGAATTATTTAAGCACATTAATTCAATAATAAAAAAACGCGGACTTGACATTATGCTTATTGCCAGGGAATCGGCGGCGTGGCCGTGCGTTACCGGTAATGTAAGTACCGGACTTGGATTTGATTACAAATGGAATAACGGATGGCTTAAGGAACTGTTTGATTTTATGAAACTTGACCCGATATACCGAAAAGACCGTTATAACCAGCTTGTATTCAGCATGATATATAACTATAGTGAAAAGTTCATCCTGGCACTTCCGGAAGATGCGTTTGCTGACTATGGTTATTCTATGCTGAATATGATGCCGGGCAGCGATGAAGAGAAATTTGCAAGTGTAAAGGCAGCACTCGGATATACATTTTTACATCCGGGGAAAAAGCTTATATCAGACAGTGTATGCAATATGGATGATAATAATAAGCTTAATAATTATGTGAAAGAGCTTAATAACCTTTACAGAAGCAATCCTGAGCTGCACGAACTTGATTATGATCCTGACGGATTCGAGTGGATTAATAATTTTTCTGCTAATGAGACAGTTGTTATATTCTGCCGTAAGTCATCTGAAGGCGGACATCTTATTGCGGCGGTCAATTTTACGCCTGTTGTAAGAAAGAATTATAAAATAGGTGTGCCGTATGCAGGCAAATGCCGTGAGATATTTAACAGCGATTCACTCCAATTTGACGGAGAGGGCAATGTTAATCCTGATATAATCAGATCAGTTGAAAGTGAATGTGACGGACGGGATAATTCTGTAAGAATTACGCTTCCTCCTATGGGAATTGCCGTATTCAGATGTACTCCGTATACGGAAAATGAGCTTATTGAGATAGAGAATGCCCGCAAGGAAAAAGAGGCACGTCAGAAACGCGAAGAGGCACGTAAGCTGATTGAGGAAGCAAAGAGGCTTGAACGTGAGGCAGAGGATATAGAGAAAAAGAAACGTATGGTAATAAAAACCGGAGGAGCAAAGTCAGGCTCCAAGAAGCCGGTTACTGCAAAACGTAAGATGCCGTAA
- a CDS encoding mechanosensitive ion channel: MNNILTAFAQTAEVKDVKEVVEETQRFFTMNDMRTILDKFIEWCASTVGTIVWALIVWVIGKKILKALLKVLGKALDRSRLDEGVTKFMLSLSRFAGNVVLVIMIIDILGFDTTSFIAVLGSAGIALGMSLQGSLANVAGGILILLFKPFAVGDYIVAGGYEGNVTTIDLLYTKLITIDNKMVTIPNGTLSNSSIVNVASQPQRRLDIQIGIGYSSDLKLAKRLLLDAMNKQAGVLTDKDIMVVVKSLDDSCVTLETRCWVMTSDYWNVRFALLEGYKETFDDNGIEIPFNQMDVHIVQ, encoded by the coding sequence ATGAATAATATTTTAACAGCTTTTGCACAGACAGCAGAAGTGAAAGATGTCAAAGAAGTTGTTGAGGAGACACAGCGGTTCTTTACAATGAATGACATGAGGACAATCCTTGATAAATTTATTGAGTGGTGTGCAAGTACAGTAGGAACGATTGTATGGGCACTCATTGTATGGGTAATCGGAAAGAAGATACTTAAGGCACTTCTTAAGGTGCTTGGAAAGGCGCTTGACAGAAGCAGGCTGGATGAGGGTGTTACTAAATTCATGCTGTCATTATCCAGATTTGCCGGCAATGTAGTGCTTGTGATAATGATAATAGATATACTCGGCTTTGATACAACGTCATTTATCGCAGTACTTGGTTCAGCGGGTATCGCGCTTGGTATGTCATTGCAGGGAAGTCTCGCCAATGTGGCAGGCGGTATATTAATCCTGCTGTTCAAGCCGTTTGCAGTAGGAGATTATATTGTTGCAGGAGGATACGAAGGCAATGTTACAACAATAGACCTTCTTTATACAAAGCTTATTACTATTGACAACAAAATGGTAACTATCCCTAATGGAACGCTTTCTAATTCAAGTATTGTAAATGTTGCATCGCAGCCGCAGCGGCGTCTTGATATCCAGATTGGAATAGGATATTCATCAGATCTCAAGCTTGCCAAAAGGCTTCTGCTTGATGCCATGAATAAGCAGGCCGGCGTGCTTACAGACAAAGATATCATGGTGGTTGTCAAGTCACTTGATGACAGCTGTGTCACACTTGAGACAAGATGCTGGGTTATGACCTCTGATTATTGGAATGTGAGATTTGCCTTGCTGGAAGGTTATAAGGAAACGTTTGACGATAACGGAATTGAGATTCCGTTTAATCAGATGGATGTACACATAGTACAGTAA